The following coding sequences lie in one Musa acuminata AAA Group cultivar baxijiao chromosome BXJ1-8, Cavendish_Baxijiao_AAA, whole genome shotgun sequence genomic window:
- the LOC135589041 gene encoding protein NODULATION SIGNALING PATHWAY 2-like, with product MEVAMEEAVAPSGCSSTTTTMDDDFICAWNDWNPAVDWGSFSSVADDFHELIESMMCPDVVDSPDGLMSVSQTPSYNSSPSSMATSADTPVEEDVGAGGSHDGDEKGLRLVHLLVAAAEALAGPHKSPELARVILVRLKELVLQAGAGAGVGGTSIERLTAHFTDALQGLLDGSTSAHCGGRNSFRDGHLHHHTSDVLTAFQLLQDMSPYIKFGHFTANQAILEETLGERRIHIIDYDIAEGVQWASLLQALVSRPGGSPPPHLRITAVTRGGSRAMRETGRLLAAFAASVGQPFSFSQCRLDADEQFRPAGVKVVKGETLVMNCVLHPTMNNTRSGSASSVASFLRGAVELGAKVVTLVEEEEQEQSEERGFVRRFMEELHRYSAVWDSLEAGFPMQGKARGMVERVILAPRIAGAVGRAYRDSKEEETDGRWGKWMAVMGFGRVRISCFNHCQAKLLLGLFNDGYRVEEDGSNKLALGWKSRRLLSASVWKPPLSTPLPCPPSPIRVGIVTPDGLTASFEDSDFVSD from the coding sequence ATGGAAGTGGCTATGGAGGAAGCAGTAGCTCCCTCCGGCTGcagctccaccaccaccaccatggaCGACGACTTTATATGTGCCTGGAACGACTGGAACCCTGCCGTGGACTGGGGATCGTTCTCCTCCGTCGCAGACGATTTCCACGAGCTCATCGAGTCCATGATGTGCCCCGACGTCGTTGACAGCCCTGACGGCCTCATGTCCGTGTCCCAAACTCCGTCCTACAACTCGAGCCCAAGCAGCATGGCGACAAGTGCCGACACGCCTGTTGAGGAGGATGTGGGTGCCGGCGGTAGTCATGACGGCGATGAGAAGGGCCTTCGGCTTGTTCACCTGCtggtggcggcggcggaagcCCTTGCGGGTCCGCACAAGAGCCCGGAGCTAGCCCGGGTGATATTGGTTCGGCTCAAAGAGTTGGTGTTGCAGGCCGGCGCCGGCGCTGGCGTCGGAGGGACGAGCATAGAGCGTCTGACCGCGCATTTCACCGATGCCTTACAAGGCCTGCTCGACGGTAGCACCAGTGCTCACTGCGGTGGCCGAAATTCATTCCGCGACGGCCACCTCCACCACCACACGTCCGATGTGCTCACGGCGTTCCAGCTGCTCCAAGACATGTCTCCTTACATAAAGTTCGGCCACTTCACGGCCAACCAGGCGATCTTGGAAGAGACCCTGGGCGAGCGCCGAATCCACATAATCGACTACGACATCGCCGAGGGAGTACAGTGGGCCTCCCTGTTGCAGGCGCTGGTGTCGCGCCCCGGCGGGTCCCCGCCGCCGCACCTGCGCATCACCGCCGTCACACGAGGAGGAAGCCGCGCCATGCGTGAGACCGGGCGGCTTCTGGCGGCGTTCGCGGCATCGGTCGGGCAGCCTTTCTCCTTCTCACAGTGCCGCCTCGACGCCGACGAGCAGTTCCGCCCCGCGGGTGTGAAGGTGGTGAAGGGCGAGACGTTGGTGATGAACTGCGTGCTCCACCCGACCATGAACAACACACGGAGTGGGTCGGCGTCGTCGGTGGCTTCATTCCTGCGGGGAGCCGTGGAGCTCGGGGCGAAGGTTGTGAcgctggtggaggaggaggagcaggagcaGTCTGAAGAGAGAGGCTTTGTGAGGAGGTTCATGGAGGAGTTGCACAGGTACTCGGCAGTGTGGGACTCATTGGAGGCCGGGTTTCCGATGCAAGGGAAGGCGAGGGGAATGGTGGAGAGGGTCATACTCGCGCCGAGGATCGCCGGAGCGGTCGGCAGGGCATACCGAGACAGCAAGGAAGAAGAAACCGACGGTAGGTGGGGGAAGTGGATGGCTGTCATGGGCTTTGGGAGAGTTAGGATCAGCTGCTTCAACCACTGCCAGGCCAAGCTGCTTCTGGGGCTGTTCAACGACGGGTACAGGGTGGAGGAGGATGGCAGTAACAAGCTGGCGTTGGGATGGAAGTCAAGAAGGTTGCTTTCTGCTTCAGTGTGGAAGCCGCCTCTTTCTACTCCTCTTCCATGTCCTCCATCACCCATTCGTGTAGGAATTGTAACTCCTGATGGGCTCACGGCCAGCTTTGAGGATTCTGATTTCGTCAGTGATTGA